The Brachionichthys hirsutus isolate HB-005 unplaced genomic scaffold, CSIRO-AGI_Bhir_v1 contig_985, whole genome shotgun sequence genome includes a window with the following:
- the LOC137914710 gene encoding lysosomal dipeptide transporter MFSD1-like, which translates to MENYEDRETLLGDEEEEAAPAQDPGRAMPLLCDPRHLPHRLVVLLFMCFLGFGSYFCYDNPAALQFEVIQDLKLNTATFMQLYAWYSWPNVVLCFFGGFLIDRIFGIRLGTIIFSLFVCAGQVIFAAGALVNRFWLCEVGRFVFGIGGESLAVAQNTYAVSWFRGKELNLVFGLQLSMARLGSTVNMNIMGWVYSEMTGLVGSPGHTALGASLMIAAVTCLFSLLCASVLAFFDKRAEKILHKEGGKTGEVIKMRDVKDFPLTLWLIFIICVGYYVAIFPFIGLGQVFFIEKFNFSPAQARAVNSIVYIISAPASPILGFMVDKTGRNVTWVMAAVVITLASHMMLAFTFWSPWIAMSLLGVSYSLLACALWPMVAFVVPNYQLGTAYGFMQSIQNLGLALISLASGAILDAKGYLLLEVFFCTCVSIALMAAVMLYFVDYLKGGDLNRSAADRAKLLKETTSHSESQLQISSSTHLSSLTVF; encoded by the exons ATGGAGAATTATGAAGACCGAGAGACGCTGTtgggagatgaagaagaggaggcagcgCCAGCCCAGGATCCCGGCAGAGCCATGCCGCTCCTCTGCGACCCCCGACACCTCCCGCACCGGCTGGTTGTCCTGCTGTTTATGTGCTTCCTGGGCTTCG GAAGCTACTTCTGCTACGACAACCCGGCTGCGCTTCAGTTTGAAGTCATCCAG GATCTGAAGCTGAACACGGCTACGTTCATGCAGCTCTACGCCTGGTACTCCTGGCCCAACGTCGTTCTCTGCTTCTTTGGAGGATTTCTGATTGACCGAATATTTGGCATTAG GCTGGGGACAATCATCTTTTCTCTCTTCGTTTGCGCTGGACAG GTAATATTTGCTGCTGGGGCGCTGGTCAATCGTTTCTGGCTCTGTGAAGTCGGACGTTTTGTGTTCGG GATTGGAGGAGAGTCGTTGGCTGTTGCTCAGAACACGTACGCCGTCAGTTGGTTTAGAGGCAAAGAACTGAATCTGGTGTTTGGCCTTCAGCTGAGCATGGCTCGACTG GGCAGCACGGTGAACATGAACATCATGGGCTGGGTGTACAGCGAAATGACGGGCCTCGTCGGCTCCCCCGGACACACGGCGCTGGGCGCTTCACTCATGATAG CTGCAGTGACGTGTCTGTTTTCACTTCTCTGCGCCTCGGTGTTGGCGTTCTTTGacaaaagagcagaaaagaTCCTCCACAAAGAAGGTGGCAAAACAG GTGAGGTGATCAAGATGAGAGACGTGAAAGATTTCCCCTTGACCCTGtggctcatcttcatcatctgtgtGGGCTACTATGTTGCCATTTTCCCCTTTATTGGGCTGGGACA GGTGTTCTTCATTGAAAAATTCAACTTCTCCCCGGCACAAGCCAGAGCTGTAAACAG TATTGTGTACATCATCTCAGCCCCTGCGTCTCCAATTCTGGGCTTTATGGTTGATAAGACTGGGAGGAATGTGACTTGGGTAATGGCAGCTGTGGTCATCACCCTCGCCAGTCACATGATGCTGGCCTTCACCTTCTGGAGCCCGTGGATCGCTATG TCCCTGCTGGGTGTCTCCTACTCCTTATTGGCCTGTGCTCTGTGGCCCATGGTGGCCTTTGTGGTACCGAACTATCAGCTGGGGACGGCCTATGGATT CATGCAGTCGATCCAGAACCTGGGCCTTGCTCTCATTTCCTTGGCGTCTGGAGCCATCCTGGATGCTAAAGGATACCTGCTTTTGGAAGTGTTTTTCTGCACCTGCGTCTCTA TTGCACTGATGGCAGCGGTGATGCTGTACTTTGTCGATTATCTCAAAG gaggagatttGAACCGATCAGCCGCAGACAGAGCGAAACTCCTGAAAGAAACTACTTCACATTCAGA ATCTCAGCTTCAAATCTCCAGCTCAACCCATCTGTCATCACTAACAGTGTTCTGA